In a genomic window of Magnolia sinica isolate HGM2019 chromosome 14, MsV1, whole genome shotgun sequence:
- the LOC131224821 gene encoding 3-ketoacyl-CoA synthase 4-like, whose product MGGGGGGGNPINGREENRTHGIQIPPGRRLPDFLQSVNLKYVKLGYHYLITHLLTLCLIPLMAVILLEAGRMNPDDVLQLWNHLQYNLVSVLVGSAFLVFGSTVYMMTRPRPVFLVDYSCYRPPSHLKVPSSRFMEHSRLSGNFEESSLDFQRKILDRSGLGEETYLPEAMHYLPPRPSMAAAREEAEQVMFGALDSLFLNTAVKPKDIGILVVNCSLFNPTPSLSAMIVNKYKLRGNIRSFNLGGMGCSAGVIAVDLAKDLLQVHRSTYAVVVSTENITQNWYFGNSKSKLIPNCLFRVGGAAVLLSNKSADRRRAKYRLIHVVRTHRGADNKAFHCVYQEQDATGKVGVSLSKELMAIAGGALKTNITTLGPLVLPISEQLLFFATLVAKKLFNSKVKPYIPDFKLAFDHFCIHAGGRAVIDELEKNLQLLPVHVEASRMALHRFGNTSSSSIWYELAYIEAKGRMRKGNRIWQIAFGSGFKCNSAIWQALRTVKPSPGGPWEDCIDRYPVQIINGFTYTQPQAQH is encoded by the coding sequence atgggaggaggaggaggaggaggcaaTCCCATCAACGGCAGGGAGGAGAACCGTACCCATGGTATCCAGATCCCACCTGGGCGAAGGTTGCCCGATTTCTTGCAGAGTGTAAATCTCAAGTATGTGAAGCTTGGGTATCACTACCTAATAACCCACCTCCTCACCCTCTGTCTCATACCCCTTATGGCCGTCATCCTCCTTGAGGCTGGCCGTATGAACCCTGACGATGTCCTACAGCTCTGGAACCATCTCCAGTACAACCTCGTATCCGTCCTTGTTGGCTCtgccttcctcgtcttcggctcTACTGTATACATGATGACCCGTCCCCGCCCTGTCTTCCTTGTCGACTACTCCTGCTACCGCCCCCCTTCTCACTTGAAGGTCCCTTCCTCCCGCTTCATGGAACACTCCCGTCTCTCCGGCAATTTCGAAGAATCCTCTCTCGACTTCCAGCGCAAGATCCTTGACCGCTCCGGCCTTGGTGAGGAGACCTATCTCCCCGAGGCCATGCATTACCTCCCTCCCCGCCCCTCCATGGCTGCCGCCCGTGAAGAGGCCGAGCAGGTCATGTTCGGTGCCCTTGATTCCCTCTTCCTAAATACCGCTGTCAAGCCCAAGGACATTGGCATCCTCGTTGTTAATTGCAGCCTCTTCAACCCGACCCCATCCCTCTCCGCTATGATAGTCAACAAATACAAGCTCAGGGGCAATATCCGGAGCTTCAACCTTGGGGGCATGGGCTGCAGTGCTGGGGTTATTGCTGTTGACCTGGCCAAGGATCTCCTCCAGGTCCATCGCAGCACCTACGCCGTTGTTGTCAGCACCGAGAACATAACCCAGAACTGGTACTTTGGCAACAGCAAGTCAAAGCTCATCCCCAATTGCCTCTTTCGAGTAGGGGGCGCAGCCGTCCTCCTCTCCAACAAGTCTGCCGACCGCAGGAGGGCCAAGTACAGGCTCATCCATGTCGTCAGGACCCATCGTGGGGCCGACAACAAGGCTTTCCACTGTGTCTACCAGGAGCAGGACGCCACTGGCAAGGTGGGGGTCTCCCTCTCCAAGGAACTCATGGCCATTGCTGGAGGGGCTCTCAAGACCAACATCACCACCCTGGGGCCGCTTGTCCTCCCCATCAGTGAGCAGCTGCTCTTCTTCGCCACTCTTGTCGCAAAAAAACTGTTCAACTCCAAGGTCAAGCCCTACATTCCAGATTTCAAACTCGCCTTTGATCACTTCTGCATACATGCTGGGGGAAGAGCCGTGATTGACGAGCTGGAGAAGAACCTGCAGCTCCTACCAGTCCATGTTGAGGCTTCCAGGATGGCCCTGCATCGATTCGGCAATACATCCTCCAGTTCCATCTGGTACGAGCTGGCTTACATTGAGGCCAAGGGACGGATGCGCAAGGGCAACCGCATCTGGCAGATTGCTTTCGGGAGTGGCTTCAAATGTAATAGTGCCATTTGGCAGGCACTTCGGACCGTTAAACCATCACCTGGTGGTCCTTGGGAAGACTGTATTGATAGGTATCCTGTGCAAATAATCAATGGCTTCACTTATACACAGCCACAGGCACAGCATTAG